The following proteins are encoded in a genomic region of Vibrio spartinae:
- the rpmG gene encoding 50S ribosomal protein L33 produces MAKGIREKIRLVSSAGTGHFYTTDKNKRNMPGKFEIKKFDPVVRQHVVYKEAKIK; encoded by the coding sequence ATGGCTAAAGGCATTCGTGAAAAAATTCGTCTGGTATCATCTGCTGGTACTGGTCATTTTTACACTACTGACAAGAACAAGCGCAACATGCCAGGTAAATTTGAGATCAAAAAGTTTGATCCAGTGGTTCGCCAGCACGTTGTTTACAAAGAAGCTAAAATCAAGTAA
- the mutM gene encoding bifunctional DNA-formamidopyrimidine glycosylase/DNA-(apurinic or apyrimidinic site) lyase — protein sequence MPELPEVEVSRLGISPFLVGEQVKSVSVRTPKLRWEIPFELQQITGQVIRRVHRRAKYLLLETDVGTAIIHLGMSGSLRVLDVSLPPGKHDHVDLFMMNGKVLRYNDPRRFGAWLWAEKGMTHSVFDNLGPEPLSDELTAEYMAARAKGRRVTVKQFIMDNKVVVGVGNIYANESLFTTGVRPTREAGSLTMHEWETLVTEIKAVLAHSIQQGGTTLKDFAQTDGKPGYFAQELRVYGKEGEPCPECGQAIVAQKIGQRNTFYCPLCQK from the coding sequence ATGCCGGAGTTACCGGAAGTTGAGGTAAGCCGACTGGGGATTAGTCCTTTTTTGGTGGGCGAGCAAGTGAAATCTGTGAGTGTGCGAACACCGAAACTCCGCTGGGAAATTCCCTTTGAATTGCAGCAGATTACGGGGCAAGTGATTCGGCGGGTTCATCGCAGAGCCAAATACCTCTTGTTGGAAACCGATGTCGGAACTGCGATTATCCATTTGGGAATGTCAGGCTCTTTGCGAGTGTTGGACGTTTCGCTTCCGCCCGGCAAACACGACCATGTCGATCTGTTTATGATGAACGGGAAAGTGCTGCGCTATAACGATCCGAGACGCTTTGGTGCGTGGTTATGGGCAGAGAAGGGCATGACTCATTCGGTGTTCGATAATCTTGGCCCGGAGCCGCTTTCTGATGAACTGACTGCTGAGTATATGGCCGCGAGAGCGAAAGGAAGACGAGTAACAGTCAAACAGTTTATTATGGACAATAAAGTGGTGGTTGGTGTCGGGAATATTTATGCCAATGAGTCTTTGTTTACCACTGGGGTTCGACCAACCCGTGAGGCCGGTTCACTGACGATGCATGAATGGGAAACGCTGGTGACAGAGATTAAAGCTGTCCTGGCCCATTCGATTCAACAAGGTGGCACGACCTTGAAAGACTTTGCGCAAACGGATGGGAAACCCGGTTACTTTGCTCAGGAACTCCGTGTTTACGGGAAAGAAGGGGAGCCGTGTCCCGAATGTGGTCAAGCGATCGTGGCACAGAAGATCGGACAACGGAATACCTTTTATTGTCCTCTCTGTCAAAAATAG
- the coaD gene encoding pantetheine-phosphate adenylyltransferase, protein MSKKKLSRVIYPGTFDPLTNGHLDIVNRAADMFDEVIIAVAASPSKNTMFTLAERVFFAEQATQHLANVSVQGFSGLLVDFAKQVNANVLIRGLRTTMDFEYEFGLTNMYRRLMPELESVFLTPADEFAFISSTIVREVAIHGGEVDTFVPSVVAESLRKKRNI, encoded by the coding sequence GTGAGCAAAAAAAAATTATCGCGCGTCATCTATCCGGGAACATTCGATCCACTCACTAACGGACACCTTGATATTGTCAACCGCGCTGCAGATATGTTTGACGAAGTCATTATTGCTGTTGCCGCCAGCCCCAGTAAAAATACCATGTTTACACTGGCGGAAAGAGTCTTTTTTGCCGAACAAGCAACCCAACACCTGGCGAATGTCAGTGTACAGGGATTTTCCGGGTTGTTGGTCGATTTTGCCAAACAAGTCAACGCAAACGTCTTAATCCGCGGTCTGCGGACAACCATGGATTTTGAGTATGAATTCGGCTTGACCAACATGTATCGCAGACTGATGCCAGAGCTTGAAAGTGTTTTTCTCACCCCGGCAGATGAATTCGCGTTTATCTCTTCAACGATTGTCCGGGAAGTTGCCATCCACGGGGGAGAGGTCGACACGTTTGTGCCATCAGTCGTTGCTGAATCACTGCGTAAAAAACGTAATATCTGA
- a CDS encoding glycosyltransferase family 9 protein, translating into MKKILVIRNDKIGDFMLAWPSFAMLKASIPDCHITALVPRYTIALAELCPWIDAVLEDPTKKGAASSQQALIEEIRQRHFDASINLFSTTYNALLVWKAKIPYRMAPATKLAQVFYNHRVKQKRSQSAKPEFEYNLDLIRAFLQDHQISVVEPQPPYLTFTPSELAKQKDKLAAQLGICSAKPWLFVHAGSGGSANNLSLRQYSQLIDGMNGDFEVVLTAGPGEEEKAYQLQLLINHQGEKAVVYHKNDGLVDFARSIACASLFIAGSTGPLHIAAAIDVATIGFFPAKRSATPLRWYPLNSQGRHLSVAPPMSGGQSQQEDMSQIQIESLLSDINAWGAPYLSLSTDQRISQM; encoded by the coding sequence ATGAAAAAAATACTTGTCATTCGTAATGATAAAATCGGCGATTTTATGCTGGCATGGCCGAGTTTTGCAATGCTCAAAGCATCGATTCCCGATTGTCACATTACTGCGTTGGTGCCTCGTTATACCATCGCGCTTGCCGAATTATGCCCGTGGATTGATGCTGTACTTGAAGACCCGACTAAAAAGGGGGCCGCATCATCTCAACAAGCGCTGATTGAAGAAATCCGCCAGCGTCACTTTGATGCGTCGATTAACTTATTTTCGACAACGTACAATGCGTTGTTGGTCTGGAAGGCGAAGATTCCATACCGAATGGCCCCGGCGACGAAATTGGCACAGGTGTTTTACAACCACCGGGTAAAGCAGAAACGTTCTCAGTCCGCGAAACCTGAATTTGAATATAATCTGGATTTGATTCGCGCTTTTTTACAGGATCATCAGATATCTGTGGTTGAGCCGCAGCCACCTTATCTGACTTTTACGCCATCAGAGCTTGCCAAACAAAAAGACAAACTTGCTGCACAGCTGGGAATTTGTTCTGCCAAACCATGGCTGTTTGTTCATGCGGGAAGTGGCGGCTCAGCCAATAACCTGTCTCTCCGGCAGTATAGTCAGTTGATCGATGGGATGAACGGTGATTTTGAGGTGGTGTTGACTGCAGGGCCGGGAGAGGAAGAGAAAGCCTATCAACTCCAATTATTGATTAATCATCAAGGTGAAAAAGCCGTTGTCTATCATAAGAATGATGGGTTGGTCGATTTCGCCAGATCAATTGCTTGCGCGAGCCTTTTTATTGCAGGATCTACGGGGCCTTTGCACATCGCTGCTGCGATTGATGTTGCGACGATTGGTTTCTTTCCTGCCAAGCGTTCGGCAACACCATTACGTTGGTATCCGTTGAATTCACAAGGGCGTCATTTATCCGTTGCCCCGCCGATGAGCGGTGGTCAATCGCAACAGGAAGATATGAGCCAAATTCAAATTGAGTCGCTTTTGAGTGATATCAATGCTTGGGGGGCGCCGTATTTGTCCTTATCCACAGATCAGCGTATTTCACAAATGTAG
- a CDS encoding glycosyltransferase family 2 protein: MTQPTLAVALIVKNEAKHLEACLKTVQDWVDEIVILDSGSTDETAQVARQFTDKFFSNTDWPGFGPQRRLAQSYVESDYVLWLDADERITPELRRSIQDAVKTNQPNTIYQISRLSWVFGRFIRHCGWYPDKVLRLYPTRLTQYNDALVHEKVEVTSSMHVKTLSGDAIHYTYDDMHHYLVKSAGYAKAWAEQRQQRGKKSSLSQGLMHALGCFVKMYVIKAGFLDGKQGLLLSLLSAHSTFVKYADLWIRTNTAPPKH; this comes from the coding sequence GTGACACAACCAACCTTAGCCGTGGCCCTTATTGTGAAAAATGAAGCCAAGCATCTGGAAGCCTGTCTAAAAACGGTTCAGGACTGGGTCGATGAGATTGTCATTCTCGATTCAGGGAGTACCGATGAAACCGCACAGGTTGCCCGGCAGTTTACCGATAAATTCTTTTCGAATACCGACTGGCCGGGATTCGGGCCTCAGCGTCGTCTCGCACAATCGTATGTCGAATCAGATTATGTCTTATGGTTAGATGCCGATGAACGAATCACACCAGAACTTCGCCGCAGCATTCAAGACGCGGTGAAAACAAATCAACCCAATACCATCTATCAAATATCGCGGTTAAGTTGGGTGTTTGGTCGGTTCATCCGTCACTGTGGTTGGTATCCGGATAAAGTCTTGCGTCTCTATCCAACCCGGCTGACCCAGTACAACGATGCATTGGTGCATGAAAAAGTCGAAGTGACATCATCCATGCATGTCAAAACCCTTTCCGGTGACGCAATTCACTACACTTACGACGATATGCATCACTATCTGGTCAAATCAGCCGGATATGCGAAAGCGTGGGCAGAACAGCGCCAACAACGCGGTAAAAAAAGCAGTCTCAGCCAAGGTCTCATGCATGCACTCGGATGTTTTGTAAAAATGTATGTGATCAAAGCCGGTTTTTTAGATGGAAAGCAGGGATTGCTTCTGTCCCTACTTTCGGCACATTCTACATTTGTGAAATACGCTGATCTGTGGATAAGGACAAATACGGCGCCCCCCAAGCATTGA
- a CDS encoding glycosyltransferase family 9 protein translates to MALFDSAPRSICILRLSAIGDVCNAVAAVQAIQHQWPETKITWITGRLEAQLLAGLDNINLIVFDKKQGWQAYRQLWAALKGERFDALLHMQYAFRASVATLGIKATYKLGFDATRSQDCQTWFTNQHVPSPDKPHVLDGLLAFAQYIGIRDITPKWTLTYSHHDQQWATQQLSQDKRNLVIVPGASKAYKNWTAAGYAEVMRYIHEHEHEHEQGWHIILAGSPAQVELDLANQILGLVDFPVTNLVGHSTLKQMLALLDHSDLVIAPDTGPTHMANAMGTPVIGLYAHHNPQRTGPYCYQNYVVSAYEEAIQAETGKTIAALNWRARVKDKSAMCRIQATQVIQMFEKAVKDFHL, encoded by the coding sequence ATGGCGTTATTTGATTCCGCCCCTCGATCGATATGTATCCTGCGTCTGTCTGCCATTGGTGATGTGTGCAATGCCGTTGCAGCGGTTCAAGCCATTCAACACCAGTGGCCTGAAACCAAAATCACTTGGATTACCGGTCGATTAGAAGCTCAATTACTGGCTGGTCTCGACAATATCAACCTCATTGTGTTTGATAAAAAGCAAGGCTGGCAAGCCTACCGACAGCTCTGGGCAGCCCTGAAAGGGGAACGATTTGATGCGCTCCTTCATATGCAGTATGCATTTAGAGCCAGTGTGGCAACGCTGGGAATCAAAGCAACCTATAAGCTAGGCTTCGATGCTACACGCAGTCAAGACTGCCAAACTTGGTTTACCAATCAGCACGTCCCTTCCCCGGACAAACCCCATGTACTGGATGGCCTGCTTGCTTTTGCGCAATATATTGGTATTCGGGATATCACACCAAAGTGGACACTCACTTACAGCCACCATGACCAGCAATGGGCAACGCAACAACTCAGTCAAGACAAACGGAATCTGGTGATCGTTCCCGGAGCCAGTAAGGCCTACAAAAACTGGACAGCCGCCGGCTACGCTGAAGTCATGCGATATATCCATGAGCATGAGCATGAGCATGAGCAGGGCTGGCATATCATCCTTGCCGGTTCCCCCGCGCAAGTTGAGCTTGATTTAGCTAACCAGATACTTGGTCTGGTCGATTTTCCGGTGACCAATCTAGTCGGTCACAGCACCTTGAAACAGATGCTGGCTTTGTTAGATCACAGCGATCTGGTGATTGCACCGGACACCGGCCCTACTCATATGGCCAATGCCATGGGGACGCCGGTTATCGGCTTGTATGCCCACCATAACCCACAACGAACCGGGCCTTATTGTTATCAGAATTATGTGGTGTCTGCCTATGAAGAAGCGATTCAAGCGGAAACCGGTAAAACCATCGCTGCGTTAAACTGGCGTGCCCGTGTCAAAGATAAATCAGCCATGTGTCGGATTCAGGCAACGCAAGTCATTCAAATGTTTGAGAAGGCGGTGAAAGATTTTCACCTGTGA
- a CDS encoding 3-deoxy-D-manno-octulosonic acid kinase codes for MKTFEKDKLRVWYDEALLSVSPEQCFDAGFWQQQDKIVGQAFGRGTTWFIQLDNIQGALRHYRRGGLFGRLVRDHYLFYQWDKTRSYQEFQMLNHLRNAGVNVPRPIAARAVKKHVCYQADLITEKIPNARDLVTLLQENALHDGMYVKIGREIRKMHYAQVNHTDLNIHNILIDDRERVWIIDFDKCVICVGQGWQSDNIQRLSRSFKKEQLKHNIFFSEHSWQALMSGYLQQMTES; via the coding sequence GTGAAAACGTTTGAAAAAGATAAGCTACGGGTGTGGTATGACGAGGCATTGTTATCAGTGTCTCCGGAGCAATGTTTTGATGCTGGTTTCTGGCAGCAGCAGGATAAGATTGTCGGCCAGGCCTTTGGCAGAGGGACGACATGGTTTATCCAACTCGATAACATTCAAGGGGCATTACGGCATTATCGACGGGGCGGGTTGTTTGGCCGGCTCGTTCGTGATCATTACCTTTTTTATCAATGGGATAAAACCAGAAGTTACCAAGAATTTCAGATGTTAAACCATCTGAGAAATGCAGGCGTGAATGTACCGCGTCCTATTGCGGCCAGAGCGGTGAAAAAGCATGTATGCTATCAAGCCGATTTAATCACGGAAAAGATTCCCAATGCTCGTGATTTGGTGACGCTTCTTCAAGAAAATGCATTACATGATGGAATGTATGTAAAAATCGGGCGAGAGATTCGTAAAATGCACTATGCTCAAGTCAATCATACCGATTTAAATATTCACAATATTTTGATCGATGATCGGGAACGAGTTTGGATTATTGACTTTGATAAGTGTGTTATTTGTGTCGGTCAGGGTTGGCAATCTGACAATATACAACGACTTTCGCGCTCTTTTAAGAAAGAGCAGCTCAAGCACAACATTTTTTTCAGTGAGCATTCATGGCAAGCGTTGATGAGTGGTTACTTACAGCAGATGACAGAGTCATGA